AAGGTGATGTGTTTGTCTTCCCCGTGGGGCTCATCCACTTCCAATTCAACCCTAACCCCCACCAGCCCGCCGTTGCAATTGCCGCGCTCAGCAGCCAGAACCCAGGGGCTATCACAATTGCCAATGCGGTGTTTGGGTCAGACCCACCAATATCAGATGATGTTCTCGCCAAGGCGTTTCAGGTGGAAAAGAATACGATAGACTGGCTCCAGGCTCAGTTCTGGGAGAACAACCACAACTAAGTTAGATGTTGCTGATTACACGGAAGACCAGTGCCTAAATATGGACATGTTTGAGTTACTAGATATGCATCCTATTTTATAAAATAAATGGAGCATATGCCATTCCATTGTGTGTCTGTAATGAGTGAATGTATTTATACCTTTTGAATAGTTGACAATATTATTTTTTATTCACACATATATGATCTCATATGTTTTCTTGGTTCTAATGTGTCGTATTTCTCATAAATATTTTGGGTTCTTTCCCCGTGTTCCATAATAATAGATGATTAGGTTAAAAAGAAACAATACACGATTACCTGGTAATCCAGTATATGTTTGATGCTAAGGTTGAACACATAGGGTAATCTTGCAATACAGGCGAAGTATGCGTTGGTTGGAGCCCGATTGTGCTCAGGATTTAAATGTGAAAAATGTATGTGCAAAATTTGCTTCCTGGAGTCGTt
The Triticum dicoccoides isolate Atlit2015 ecotype Zavitan unplaced genomic scaffold, WEW_v2.0 scaffold75906, whole genome shotgun sequence DNA segment above includes these coding regions:
- the LOC119347814 gene encoding germin-like protein 8-11, which codes for MEIAGLNTLGISIARIDYAPLGQNPPHTHPRATEILTVLEGTLYVGFVTSNLPAPARNKFFSKVLNKGDVFVFPVGLIHFQFNPNPHQPAVAIAALSSQNPGAITIANAVFGSDPPISDDVLAKAFQVEKNTIDWLQAQFWENNHN